The genomic DNA ATTGGCAAGTTCAGGAGCACAAGTGTCCTCCGTTCTCAGATGGTAGTTCCCAGTTCAACACCGCCTccagatggcaagttttctgacagaaaagtgtagctgtgtttttcccaaaattaccaaagttcggCAGCTCTAACATACATAAagggattcagcaaaagcctgacaCACCAAAATGAttacacagacaaaatatcttcatttttaaaagctttagtaaaaattcaaactaaaacagttcacacaaaaaagagaaaattgatatagcaaaaaaagaaagttctccttgaaagttctgttcaaagcttataaatcttgtttcatttctaacCTGTACAAAGTCACTTCtacacatttctgaaccatttaagaatgcctatcccatttctatgttgaaaatgggtctttaaaGTCCCTCTGCACTGGGACCAGTTCTAAagaacaactgactcaattaacacacagtatctcagttatagcaagaaagttctatctcatactaaCTTATAGGAGGGAAAAGACTATAGCATTGTCTATGACTAGGAAAGAAATTTATATAGTATGAATTTAACTAGAAGCTTAAAGCATCACTTTCTAAGATTTGGCTCATCAataaccaattgtgtctcaaatgttgtaagtcgccttggataaaggagtcaggaaaaatatatttaaaatgtttgtgttatttcagaTTTAAAGAAGAATGGCAGCTTCTCTCCACCTTCATTTGGTCAGCCCTCTCTTCAATCCAATGAGAAAGGTATGAAGAAATCAGCAAGAGGATCAGAGAACCTGACAGCCTTTTCGCATTGCAGTTCTTTCCCTGCTACTGGAGTAACACAGACAGAAGCCATCAAAACTGACCAACAGCAAATGgagaaagaaatccaaattcatactggaaaaaaatgttgtttggaatttggcaaacagttcacacacaaaaGTGATCTTAATAAGCATATgaagattcacactggagaaaaaacaTATTGTTGTCATGAATGTGGCAAGCATTACCCAAACATTAAGAATCttgaaaaacacacagaaattcaCTCTGGAGAGCAGAAACCTCATTGCTGTaaagaatgtggcaaacgattctcaatGAGAAGctatcttcagaggcacagaataatccacacaggagaaaaacctcattgctgtgcAGAATGCGGTAAGTCATTCTCAAGGAGAAGCCAACTTCTTTgtcacagaaaaatccacacaggagaaaaacctcattgttgtccagaatgtggtaagtcgttcttaATGAGAGGcaatcttcagaggcacagaaaagtccacacaggagaaaaacctcattgttgtccagaatgtggtaaatcGTTCTCAAGCCAAAGCTatcttcagaaccacagaagaagccacacaggagaaaaacctcattgttgtctagAATGCGGTAAGTCGTTCTCAATGAGAGACAGtcttcagaaacacagaagaattcacactgaagaaaaaactcattgctgttcagaatgtggtaagtcgttctcaagCAGAAGTGAATTTCAGTGGCACAAAAatattcacacaggagaaaaacctaattgttgtccagaatgtggtaagtcgttctcaagGCGAGACAGTCTTCAAAAGCACAGGATagtccacacaggagaaaaacctcattgctgttcagaatgtggtaagtcatttTCAAGGAGAAGCATACTTCTTTctcacagaagaatccacacaggagaaaaacctcatttctgttcagaatgtggtaagtcgttctcaagGAGAAGCAATCTTCAggtgcacagaaaaatccacacaggagaaaaacctcattgttgtccagaatgtggtaaatcATTCTCAAGCAGAAGCTATCTTCAGAACCACAGGAGaagccacacaggagaaaaaccttattgttgtccagaatgtggcaaGTCATTCTCAATGAGGTGCAGtcttcagaaacacagaagaatacacactggagaaaaacctctttgctgttcagaatgtggtaagtcgttctcaagGAGAAGCTatcttcagaaccacagaagaagccacacaggagaaaaacctcattcctgtacagaatgtggtaagtcgttctcatGTATAAGCTATCTTCAGaggcacaaaaaaatccacacaggagaaaaaccttattATTGTCCAAAATGTGCCAAACAATGCAGTTTTCAAAGGCACACAGAAATtgatactggagagaagccatattgctgttctcaaTGTAGAAAAGGGTTTTAAACATTAGCTCTTTTCAAGTAAACATACAAACTCCCACTAAAGCAAAACTGCAGTTTGGATGTTCTTAATGTGGCAAATGTTATACAAGCCAGAAAGGTCTTTATCCACATGCCAAAATCCATACTGAAGAAAAAtctcattgctgttctgaatgtgagaaACTATTCTTATATTTAAGCACATTTTAGTGCCACATCAAAACTCATACTAGAGATAAACCTTATTGTTGTACTAAATGTGATAAGCAGTACTTACAACAAAGCACCATAAAAAGTCACTTCAGACGTCACACCGGAGAGAAACCTCACCATtgcttggaatgtggcaaacacttCTCACACCGTAATTCTCTTTATAAGCATACAAAAAGTCATACTGGGGAGAAGCTTTACAGCTGTTCTGAATATGGAATGTGATTCTTATATAACAGTTCTCTtcacaataataaaatacttaattCTGGTAAGAAACAAAGCTGTTCTGACTGCGGCAAACTATTCTCGGACAGAACAACTCCTATAAATCACATGAGAATTCATGCTGGAGCCAAACCTTATTGCTGTCCGGAGTGTGGCAAACGATTGTCATGTCCAAGCGCACTTAGGTGCCACAGAATGatacacactggagagaagcagtacacctgttctgaatgtggtaatcATTCCATTTGCTCATCAACCAAAATATTGAAGACAAATCTTCTGAATGAGGGAAATGACTCCAGTTTAAAGTAGTTAATAAGTACATAAGAATAGTGAAGAAAACACTGAAAGTGGCAAACAGATCGTAGATGTAAGGTCACCTCAGAGACACATGTGAACTCACACTGGAATGAACACACTGGAATACAACACATTTCATAAACAGCAAGAATCTTCTTCAACAACTTATAGGTGCAAGAAAATACCTCATTGTTGTCCTAAATGTGGttaatgcttttcagacagcagTGGCCTTCATATTCATAAATGACTGTCTTACTTGTGGTAAGTCTCTTAGCTGTTCTGAATGTTGAAAGTGGTCCTCCTGTATCAGCCGTCATCATCAACACGTAAGATTCCATGAAGGACTCAGAAACTGTACTGCCAGTACGTCAGCCATACAGGGACTGATCATCTCTGCACCAGTGCTGTGCCATAAGATGGTGAACAATACAAACACCAGACAACAGAATGAGGTAGCAACAGTACTGTGCGGTAATAACAACTTCAATAACGGAacacaactgaaaaagttcaatgtaataataaaaaatggagaagaaaaatcaAATCCACAGTGCAGTACCAACTACCATGAGGTACCACTGACAATGAGggtaatatttttgtttcagagCTTTGGAGATGGGGCCTTATCTGAGTACCAATGAACTTGTACCAT from Erpetoichthys calabaricus chromosome 5, fErpCal1.3, whole genome shotgun sequence includes the following:
- the LOC114652501 gene encoding gastrula zinc finger protein XlCGF26.1-like — its product is MASAKEDGVHERMVDIKEEDCEWLTPEDVCVKLEDHEERISVFKEEEECKWVTAVIKAEDLNDFHVGLDFQKHETEDIFKQDACEESPSSLQPWSTNTGQLATQENSVELKSELSESEETITEGNEREGQESPGSVGINLKKNGSFSPPSFGQPSLQSNEKGMKKSARGSENLTAFSHCSSFPATGVTQTEAIKTDQQQMEKEIQIHTGKKCCLEFGKQFTHKSDLNKHMKIHTGEKTYCCHECGKHYPNIKNLEKHTEIHSGEQKPHCCKECGKRFSMRSYLQRHRIIHTGEKPHCCAECGKSFSRRSQLLCHRKIHTGEKPHCCPECGKSFLMRGNLQRHRKVHTGEKPHCCPECGKSFSSQSYLQNHRRSHTGEKPHCCLECGKSFSMRDSLQKHRRIHTEEKTHCCSECGKSFSSRSEFQWHKNIHTGEKPNCCPECGKSFSRRDSLQKHRIVHTGEKPHCCSECGKSFSRRSILLSHRRIHTGEKPHFCSECGKSFSRRSNLQVHRKIHTGEKPHCCPECGKSFSSRSYLQNHRRSHTGEKPYCCPECGKSFSMRCSLQKHRRIHTGEKPLCCSECGKSFSRRSYLQNHRRSHTGEKPHSCTECGKSFSCISYLQRHKKIHTGEKPYYCPKCAKQCSFQRHTEIDTGEKPYCCSQCRKGF